One stretch of Penaeus vannamei isolate JL-2024 chromosome 7, ASM4276789v1, whole genome shotgun sequence DNA includes these proteins:
- the LOC113819453 gene encoding 116 kDa U5 small nuclear ribonucleoprotein component: MDADLYDEFGNYIGPELDSDDDEEEDDEDDYHDQDQDMNGYDDDDGVGGEEEEVSAQAVVLHEDKQYYPSAADVYGPEVETIVQEEDAQPLTQPIIQPVKVKKFSHVEKDLPATSYNLEFLADLMDNPTLVRNVSLVGHLHHGKSTFIDCLISQTHPEFRSKEDVPVRYTDTLFTEGERGLSIKATPITLVMQDVRNKSYLMNIFDTPGHVNFSDEVTAAMRISDGVVLFIDAAEGVMLNTQRLLKHAVQEHLAITVCINKIDRLILELKLPPQDAYYKLRHIVEEVNSLLLQYTDQENPKTISPLLGNVCFASSQYALCFTLKSFAKLYAQHYGYDLPLEDFARRLWGDIYFNPRTRKFTKKPPTSTSQRSFVEFILEPLYKIFAHIVGDVDTHLLPLMDELGIHMSKEEQRMNIRPLLKLFMTKCIGDFEGFVDMCVQHIPSPQANGKEKVETTYTGPLDVELAENMMACDPEGALVVHTTKQYPNEDATAFHVFGRVLSGTLHANQDVRVLGEKYTLMDEEDSRILTVGRLWVHEGRYSIEVNAVPAGNWVLIEGIDEPIVKTATITDLPPSSELHIFRPLKFNTQSVIKIAVEPVNPSELPKMLDGLRKVNKSYPLLSNKVEESGEHIILGTGELYLDCVMHDLRKMYSEIDIKVADPVVSFCETVVDTSSLKCFAETPNKRNKITMIAEPLERGLAEDIEGEVVQINWDRRRLGEFFQTRYDWDVLAARSIWSFGPDHSGPNILVDDTLPSEVDKNLLSSVRDSIVQGFQWGTREGPLCEEPIRNCKFKILDAVIAEEPLHRGGGQVIPTARRVAYSAFLMATPRLMEPYYFVEIQAPADCVSSVYTVLTKRRGHVTQDAPVAGSPLYTIKAFIPAIDSFGFETDLRMHTQGQAFCLSVFHHWQIVPGDPLDKSIVIRPLEPQPATHLAREFMIKTRRRKGLSEDVSINKFFDDPMLLELARQDVTLNYA; encoded by the exons ATGGATGCGGACTTGTATGATGAATTTGGCAATTACATTGGCCCAGAGCTGGactctgatgatgatgaagaggaggatgatgaggatgactacCATGACCAGGACCAGGATATGAATGgctatgacgatgacgatggagtgggaggggaggaggaggaggtctcgGCACAGGCAGTGGTACTGCATGAAGACAAGCAGTATTACCCCAGTGCAGCAGATGTCTATGGTCCAGAGGTGGAGACAATAGTACAAGAGGAAGACGCACAACCATTGACACAGCCCATCATCCAG CCAGTGAAAGTGAAGAAGTTCAGCCATGTCGAGAAGGACCTGCCAGCTACCAGCTACAACCTGGAGTTCCTTGCTGACCTCATGGATAATCCAACCCTGGTACGCAATGTGTCGCTGGTGGGGCACCTCCACCACGGCAAGAGCACATTCATTGACTGCCTGATTAGCCAGACTCACCCTGAATTCAG ATCCAAAGAGGATGTTCCAGTGAGGTACACAGACACACTGTTCACGGAAGGGGAGCGTGGTCTCAGTATCAAGGCAACACCCATCACCCTGGTCATGCAGGATGTGCGCAACAAGAGCTACCTCATGAACATTTTCGATACTCCAGGTCATGTCAATTTCTCTGATGAG GTAACAGCAGCAATGAGAATAAGTGATGGAGTGGTCCTGTTTATTGATGCAGCTGAGGGTGTAATGCTGAATACACAACGCCTGTTAAAGCATGCTGTGCAGGAACACTTAGCCATAACTGTATGTATCAACAAAATTGACCGTCTCATACTGGAACTGAAACTCCCACCACAAGATGCTTATTACAAGTTAAGACATATTGTTGAGGAGGTGAACTCCCTCCTATTGCAGTACACCGACCAGGAAAATCCTAAGACTATTTCACCACTCCTTGGCAATGTTTGCTTTGCAAGTTCTCAGTATGCATTGTGTTTCACCCTTAAGTCATTTGCCAAGCTGTATGCTCAGCATTATGGCTACGACCTGCCCTTGGAGGACTTTGCCAGAAGACTGTGGGGAGACATCTACTTCAACCCAAGGACAAGGAAGTTTACCAAGAAGCCTCCCACTTCAACTTCTCAGAGAAGCTTTGTGGAATTTATCCTTGAACCTCTTTACAAGATATTTGCCCACATTGTAGGTGATGTGGACACACACCTGTTACCACTGATGGATGAGCTTGGGATCCACATGAGCAAAGAGGAACAGCGCATGAATATTCGACCACTGCTGAAACTTTTCATGACAAAGTGCATTGGGGACTTTGAGGGCTTTGTTGACATGTGTGTTCAGCACATTCCCTCTCCACAGGCCaatgggaaagagaaggtggaaacTACATACACAGGCCCACTTGATGTAGAGTTAGCAGAAAACATGATGGCTTGTGATCCAGAAGGAGCTCTTGTAGTTCACACCACCAAGCAGTACCCAAATGAGGATGCAACAGCATTCCACGTGTTTGGCAGAGTTTTGTCAGGAACACTGCATGCCAATCAAGATGTCCGGGTTCTTGGTGAAAAGTATACTTTGATGGATGAGGAAGACTCTCGTATACTAACAGTAGGTCGCTTGTGGGTCCATGAGGGAAGGTACAGTATTGAAGTAAATGCTGTACCTGCAGGTAATTGGGTTTTGATTGAGGGTATTGATGAACCTATTGTAAAAACAGCAACCATCACAGACCTTCCCCCTAGCAGTGAACTACACATCTTCAGACCACTGAAATTCAACACACAGTCAGTTATAAAGATTGCAGTAGAACCTGTGAATCCATCAGAATTGCCAAAGATGTTGGATGGTCTTCGTAAGGTTAACAAATCGTACCCACTGTTGAGCAATAAGGTAGAGGAATCAGGTGAACACATCATCCTTGGCACTGGGGAATTATACTTGGACTGTGTGATGCACGACCTGCGGAAGATGTACTCAGAAATTGACATCAAGGTAGCTGATCCTGTTGTGAGCTTTTGCGAGACTGTTGTAGATACCTCATCTCTGAAGTGTTTTGCTGAGACGCCAAACAAGAGAAACAAGATCACCATGATTGCTGAGCCATTGGAGAGAGGCTTGGCAGAAGACATTGAGGGAGAAGTAGTACAAATCAACTGGGATAGAAGACGACTGGGTGAGTTCTTCCAGACAAGATATGACTGGGATGTGTTGGCTGCCAGGTCCATTTGGTCTTTTGGTCCAGATCACAGTGGTCCCAATATTCTTGTAGATGACACCTTGCCATCAGAGGTCGACAAGAATCTTTTGTCGTCAGTTAGGGATTCTATTGTTCAAGGTTTCCAGTGGGGAACGAGGGAAGGGCCCCTTTGTGAAGAGCCTATCAGAAACTGTAAATTCAAGATTCTTGATGCCGTAATTGCAGAGGAACCACTGCATCGTGGTGGTGGCCAGGTCATTCCAACAGCCAGAAGAGTAGCATACTCTGCTTTCCTGATGGCAACGCCGCGTCTCATGGAGCCCTATTACTTTGTGGAGATTCAGGCACCAGCAGATTGTGTGTCGTCGGTCTATACAGTGCTCACCAAACGGCGAGGTCACGTGACCCAGGACGCACCTGTGGCTGGCTCCCCCCTGTACACCATCAAGGCCTTCATCCCCGCCATCGATTCCTTCGGCTTCGAGACAGATCTCCGAATGCACACACAGGGCCAGGCCTTCTGTCTGAGTGTGTTCCACCACTGGCAAATTGTGCCCGGCGACCCTCTCGACAAGAGCATCGTCATCCGACCCCTAGAGCCCCAGCCGGCCACTCACTTGGCCCGCGAGTTCATGATCAAGACGCGCCGAAGGAAGGGCCTCTCGGAGGATGTGTCCATCAACAAGTTCTTCGACGACCCTATGTTGTTGGAACTGGCCAGACAGGATGTCACTCTCAACTATGCATAG